The Leadbettera azotonutricia ZAS-9 genome has a window encoding:
- a CDS encoding DUF1361 domain-containing protein produces the protein MNPIRSLKRANRLYESVFMLALSLFCFGASVFRYIYTGTRVFLFLNWNLFLAFVPWALTSVAVMKTNIQHSKITIGTIMLFWLIFFPNAPYIFTDLFHLRQTPSIPDWFDLILILSFAWTGLLFGILSLWDIEGILSRKIKWVYIKIISTLLLFAGSFGVYLGRYLRWNSWDIITRPFKVLNDIGARFINPFEHQTTWGMTIFMGLFLNIIYWSFYIIRKRNK, from the coding sequence ATGAACCCAATCAGATCATTAAAAAGGGCAAACAGGCTTTATGAATCAGTTTTTATGCTTGCATTGTCGCTTTTTTGCTTTGGGGCATCTGTATTCAGGTACATATATACCGGCACCAGGGTTTTCCTTTTTTTAAACTGGAATTTGTTTTTGGCCTTTGTGCCCTGGGCATTGACCAGCGTTGCGGTTATGAAAACGAATATCCAGCATTCCAAAATCACCATAGGCACTATCATGCTTTTTTGGCTCATTTTTTTTCCAAATGCGCCTTATATCTTTACGGATCTATTCCATCTTCGCCAGACTCCCTCCATACCTGACTGGTTCGACCTCATACTGATCCTGTCCTTCGCCTGGACAGGGCTCCTCTTTGGCATTTTGAGCCTCTGGGATATTGAAGGAATTTTGAGCAGGAAAATAAAATGGGTTTATATTAAAATAATATCCACACTATTGCTGTTCGCAGGAAGCTTCGGCGTTTACCTGGGCAGGTATCTCCGCTGGAACAGCTGGGATATTATAACAAGACCTTTCAAGGTATTGAACGATATAGGCGCACGGTTTATCAATCCTTTCGAACACCAGACAACCTGGGGTATGACTATTTTTATGGGGCTGTTTTTGAATATCATATACTGGTCGTTTTATATTATACGGAAACGAAATAAATGA
- a CDS encoding DUF2259 domain-containing protein — protein MLKKMLCVLIISLTFGAALWAGDTATFVDLGFSPDGKTYMFAQYGVQIASLKPWADLFVVDVPRNNFVSGGKFTYAHDAPVVAGQDGSGALYRIITRNTAIVDRYKVNFLLQGQPLYISLDGPLASPLDSVEFRDFESGSSYKATLVPTVEGSGETLKSSFYINLERTNKDGTRRSYTVGTPQLKRPQIAAYRIRKVMIAPQDGSMILVIEMKKQNGGDYDIRYMVEALRL, from the coding sequence ATGTTGAAGAAAATGCTTTGCGTTCTGATAATAAGCCTTACTTTTGGCGCTGCCCTTTGGGCAGGGGATACCGCCACATTTGTTGATCTCGGCTTTTCTCCCGATGGCAAGACCTATATGTTCGCCCAATACGGGGTTCAGATCGCAAGCCTTAAGCCCTGGGCCGACCTTTTCGTGGTTGACGTGCCCCGGAACAACTTTGTTTCAGGCGGGAAATTCACTTATGCCCACGATGCTCCGGTTGTGGCAGGCCAGGATGGCTCAGGCGCCCTTTACCGCATTATCACCAGGAACACAGCCATTGTAGACCGCTACAAGGTGAATTTCCTGCTCCAGGGCCAGCCTCTCTACATATCCCTGGACGGCCCTCTGGCAAGCCCCCTGGATTCCGTGGAATTCCGCGATTTCGAGTCCGGGTCTTCCTACAAAGCGACCCTTGTGCCTACAGTCGAAGGCTCCGGCGAAACCCTCAAGTCCTCTTTCTATATCAACCTTGAACGGACCAATAAAGACGGCACCCGGAGGTCCTACACAGTGGGCACCCCCCAGCTGAAACGCCCCCAGATCGCGGCCTACCGCATCAGGAAGGTGATGATAGCCCCCCAGGACGGCTCCATGATTCTTGTCATCGAGATGAAAAAGCAGAACGGCGGGGATTATGACATCCGCTACATGGTAGAAGCCCTGCGCCTCTAA
- a CDS encoding diacylglycerol/polyprenol kinase family protein: MSDLRFHVLPSARELKTECIRKSIHFLIALSPTMAAVSKPLTVAILAAGTLLYACFETLRLLGVKVPLVSSLTSIASRSRDRGHFVLGPVTLGLGALLALLLYPSPAASIAIYALAFGDGFASLIGKFFGVHRPSIMLGKSIEGSMACFIAVFMAAIKVSGSIQITLAAAITATLVEVLPLEDYDNLALPIAVGFAVQAFL; this comes from the coding sequence ATGAGCGATTTGCGTTTCCATGTGCTGCCAAGCGCAAGGGAGCTAAAAACAGAATGTATACGTAAAAGCATACATTTTCTCATTGCCTTAAGCCCCACCATGGCTGCTGTAAGCAAGCCGCTTACTGTGGCAATCCTTGCGGCAGGGACTTTGCTCTATGCCTGTTTCGAAACTTTACGCCTTTTGGGGGTGAAGGTGCCCCTTGTTTCTTCCCTTACCAGCATTGCTTCGCGGTCCCGGGATAGGGGCCATTTTGTCCTGGGGCCTGTAACCCTGGGCCTCGGGGCCCTTCTGGCCCTTCTGCTCTACCCTTCGCCTGCGGCGTCTATTGCCATCTATGCGCTGGCCTTTGGGGACGGCTTTGCAAGCCTTATAGGCAAGTTTTTTGGGGTTCACCGGCCTTCAATCATGCTGGGAAAGAGCATCGAAGGCTCCATGGCCTGTTTTATCGCGGTTTTTATGGCGGCTATCAAAGTTTCGGGCAGCATCCAGATAACCCTGGCTGCTGCCATCACCGCTACCCTTGTAGAAGTTCTTCCCCTTGAAGATTACGACAACCTTGCCCTGCCCATAGCAGTGGGTTTTGCTGTTCAAGCCTTCCTATAG
- a CDS encoding serine hydrolase domain-containing protein translates to MKQAKAFSNIVFLLFVSCMSSSCLMEKPLKITFGTYAPPALGDGWEISDPVAENINSAQLDNIYRYVHNDGDLWQIRSLLVFRNNKLVAESYMKTMDDRINPGAIWSATKQFTAVLAGIAVDKGLIDINAPISMYLSQTPSSKSEITIENLLMMKSGINFDNDGFKGETSQLLREEPSNSVNFILNLSMRNSPGTSFYYNDGDPHIVSAVIQSATDKTVCGWAKEVLFDKIGMERIQWFTYKDGVTLGAFGILTTPREMAKLGQLVLNNGVWNGEQIVSAGWLSEMTSAKVPSNETGEQNIAFGYYWWRDTARDISIMRGHGGQYVFINKDKKLMVVITAEPNTQDDFQLSLHQGLALYDEINNAAN, encoded by the coding sequence ATGAAGCAAGCAAAAGCATTTTCAAATATCGTTTTTTTGTTATTTGTTTCATGCATGTCAAGTTCATGCCTCATGGAAAAGCCGCTTAAAATAACGTTTGGGACGTATGCTCCGCCGGCTCTCGGTGATGGATGGGAAATTTCTGATCCGGTTGCGGAAAATATCAATAGTGCACAGTTAGACAACATATATCGCTATGTTCATAATGACGGGGATTTATGGCAAATCAGGAGTCTTCTTGTATTCAGGAATAACAAGCTTGTGGCTGAAAGTTATATGAAAACAATGGATGACAGAATTAATCCCGGAGCGATATGGTCGGCGACCAAGCAATTTACCGCCGTATTGGCCGGGATAGCTGTTGACAAGGGATTGATAGACATCAACGCGCCAATTTCTATGTACCTTTCACAAACACCTTCATCAAAAAGCGAAATAACAATAGAGAATCTGCTTATGATGAAATCCGGTATAAATTTTGACAATGACGGGTTTAAAGGCGAAACATCCCAGCTATTGCGCGAGGAACCGTCGAACAGCGTAAATTTTATATTGAATTTGAGCATGCGTAATTCGCCTGGCACTTCTTTTTATTATAATGACGGCGATCCGCATATTGTTTCAGCCGTAATACAATCAGCGACAGATAAAACAGTATGCGGCTGGGCCAAGGAAGTTCTATTCGACAAAATTGGAATGGAAAGAATACAATGGTTTACCTATAAAGACGGCGTTACCTTGGGGGCATTTGGTATTCTGACTACGCCCCGGGAAATGGCAAAGTTAGGTCAGCTTGTGCTCAACAACGGTGTCTGGAATGGAGAGCAGATTGTCAGCGCCGGCTGGCTATCGGAAATGACCTCGGCAAAAGTTCCCTCAAACGAAACAGGGGAGCAAAATATCGCCTTTGGATATTATTGGTGGAGGGATACGGCCCGCGATATTTCAATAATGCGTGGCCATGGCGGACAATATGTGTTTATCAATAAAGACAAGAAATTAATGGTGGTAATAACAGCGGAGCCTAATACGCAGGATGATTTTCAATTATCCTTGCATCAGGGGCTTGCGCTATACGATGAAATAAATAATGCCGCGAATTGA
- a CDS encoding GGDEF domain-containing protein, which translates to MGQRRKAMRSVGSRLTALIIFMIVAISAVTMIVGYIRFKGATEDYYWRLGETTAGIIALTINADSLDRYLETLTMDEEYRGTAELLAKARDECGAKTLYVFTMADEGIYYIFDTDTSDMAAELGDFDPFLYVDEDTGKTGPLYPEATEQQLRNGGKIDTIMGITQYGWTITTNEPLYGSDGMCKGYVGIDFDVNQVVAERSAYLWQLAIIILITTVVFTVISLYIIRKIIIHPINVIAKAADSFLLNSLETPPENTAAIGASEILSMEINTKDEFQSLAEALKSMVRKIDEHLINLSIVTIKSETDVLTALWNRGAFEQRVSTILNLRQEKDQINAFMMIDVDFFKTVNDHYGHAAGDKVLWECAQALQKVMRGTDIVGRLGGDEFAVFCKSIGSAAIAENKARQIRDEWQKIIPPGGENGITASIGISFSPYDGQGYQELFNKADTALYKAKEAGRDRFVVSLTASPLPCIS; encoded by the coding sequence ATGGGACAGCGAAGAAAGGCCATGCGCTCAGTGGGCAGCCGGCTGACAGCATTAATCATCTTTATGATCGTGGCAATAAGCGCTGTTACGATGATAGTCGGGTATATAAGGTTCAAAGGCGCAACGGAAGACTATTATTGGAGGCTGGGCGAGACTACTGCGGGCATTATAGCCCTGACCATCAATGCCGATTCCCTGGACAGATACCTTGAAACCCTGACCATGGATGAAGAGTACAGGGGAACCGCAGAGCTGCTTGCAAAAGCGCGGGACGAATGCGGGGCCAAGACATTGTATGTGTTTACCATGGCGGACGAGGGGATCTACTATATATTTGACACCGACACTTCGGATATGGCGGCTGAATTAGGGGATTTTGACCCGTTTTTGTATGTCGATGAAGATACAGGCAAAACCGGGCCTCTGTATCCTGAAGCCACAGAGCAGCAGCTGCGGAATGGCGGAAAAATTGACACTATCATGGGCATTACCCAATACGGCTGGACAATAACGACAAACGAGCCGCTTTACGGCAGCGACGGAATGTGCAAAGGATATGTAGGTATTGATTTTGATGTTAACCAGGTGGTGGCCGAACGCTCGGCATATCTGTGGCAGCTTGCGATTATCATACTTATAACTACAGTGGTTTTTACGGTAATTTCCCTTTATATCATCAGGAAAATCATCATCCATCCGATCAATGTCATAGCAAAAGCGGCGGACAGCTTCCTTCTCAACAGCCTGGAGACCCCTCCGGAAAACACGGCAGCGATTGGCGCATCCGAGATTCTGTCCATGGAAATCAATACCAAAGACGAGTTCCAAAGCCTTGCCGAGGCTTTGAAATCCATGGTGCGGAAGATAGACGAGCATCTTATCAACCTGAGCATTGTCACCATCAAATCAGAAACAGACGTGCTGACTGCGCTTTGGAACAGAGGCGCCTTTGAACAGCGTGTGAGCACCATCCTGAATCTCCGGCAGGAAAAAGATCAGATTAATGCCTTTATGATGATCGATGTGGATTTTTTCAAAACTGTTAATGATCATTACGGTCATGCTGCAGGGGACAAGGTTTTGTGGGAATGCGCGCAGGCTTTGCAGAAGGTGATGCGCGGGACGGATATTGTCGGCCGCCTGGGGGGCGATGAGTTTGCTGTTTTTTGCAAAAGCATCGGCTCCGCCGCCATTGCCGAAAACAAAGCGCGGCAGATTCGCGATGAATGGCAAAAGATCATACCCCCGGGCGGCGAAAACGGCATCACTGCAAGCATCGGAATATCCTTTTCCCCGTATGACGGGCAAGGCTACCAGGAATTGTTCAACAAAGCGGACACGGCCCTCTACAAGGCAAAAGAAGCCGGACGGGATCGCTTTGTTGTTTCCCTTACAGCATCACCCCTTCCTTGCATATCATAA